The following coding sequences lie in one Flagellimonas eckloniae genomic window:
- the rimO gene encoding 30S ribosomal protein S12 methylthiotransferase RimO has translation MRTKSLKKNKINVVTLGCSKNVYDSEVLMGQLRANKKEVVHEGEGNVVVINTCGFIANAKEESVNTILEYVQKKEAGDVDKVFVTGCLSERYKPDLEKEIPNVDEYFGTSDLPNLLKALGADYKHELIGERLTTTPKNYAYLKIAEGCDRPCSFCAIPIMRGKHRSKPIEELVSESEKLAANGVKELILIAQDLTYYGLDLYKKRNLAQLLEALVAVDGIEWIRLHYAFPTGFPMDVLEVMRKEPKICNYIDIPLQHIADPILKSMRRGTTKAKTTKLLKDFRAAVPQMTIRTTLIVGYPGETEEDFQTLKDWVAEMRFERLGCFTYSHEENTHAYTLIDDVPEEVKQQRANEIMEVQSQISWELNQGRIGKTFRCIIDRKEGNYFVGRTEFDSPDVDNEVLIDATKYYVKTGDFVNIEITEASDFDLYGKPAKQTPSI, from the coding sequence ATGCGGACAAAATCGCTTAAGAAGAACAAAATCAACGTAGTAACTTTAGGATGTAGCAAGAATGTTTACGATTCTGAAGTACTCATGGGCCAATTGCGTGCCAACAAGAAGGAGGTAGTACATGAAGGGGAAGGTAATGTGGTGGTGATTAACACTTGTGGATTTATTGCCAATGCCAAAGAGGAGAGCGTAAATACCATATTGGAATATGTTCAAAAGAAAGAGGCGGGTGATGTGGACAAGGTTTTTGTTACCGGGTGCTTGAGTGAACGTTATAAACCGGATTTAGAAAAGGAAATTCCAAATGTGGATGAGTATTTTGGGACCAGTGACCTACCTAATTTATTAAAAGCATTGGGTGCTGATTACAAACATGAGTTAATCGGGGAACGCTTAACTACAACCCCAAAAAATTATGCATATTTAAAGATTGCTGAAGGTTGTGATAGACCGTGTTCTTTCTGCGCCATTCCAATAATGCGGGGAAAGCATAGAAGCAAGCCTATCGAGGAATTGGTTTCAGAGTCTGAAAAGTTGGCTGCAAATGGGGTTAAAGAACTGATTTTGATTGCTCAAGACTTGACCTACTATGGTCTGGATCTGTATAAAAAAAGAAATTTGGCACAACTGCTTGAAGCCTTGGTAGCAGTTGACGGTATTGAGTGGATTCGATTGCACTATGCTTTCCCAACCGGGTTTCCAATGGATGTTCTGGAAGTGATGAGGAAGGAGCCTAAAATCTGTAATTATATTGATATTCCTTTACAGCATATAGCGGACCCCATTTTAAAAAGTATGCGTCGTGGAACCACCAAAGCAAAAACTACCAAATTGCTCAAAGATTTTAGAGCTGCTGTTCCGCAAATGACCATACGAACCACCTTGATTGTGGGATATCCCGGTGAAACCGAGGAAGATTTCCAAACCTTGAAAGATTGGGTTGCAGAAATGCGTTTTGAACGTCTGGGTTGCTTTACGTATAGTCATGAAGAAAACACACATGCCTATACACTTATAGATGATGTTCCCGAAGAGGTAAAGCAACAACGCGCCAATGAAATTATGGAGGTACAGTCACAAATTTCTTGGGAATTGAACCAAGGAAGGATTGGTAAAACATTTCGATGTATAATTGACCGAAAAGAAGGGAATTACTTTGTTGGCAGAACTGAATTTGATTCTCCAGATGTGGATAATGAAGTATTGATTGATGCTACCAAATACTATGTGAAAACTGGAGATTTTGTTAATATTGAAATCACGGAAGCTTCAGATTTTGATCTGTACGGAAAACCTGCAAAACAAACCCCGAGTATTTAG
- the aqpZ gene encoding aquaporin Z: protein MKKLIAEFIGTLWLVLGGCGSAVLAAAFPELGIGFVGVALAFGLTVITMAYAIGHISGCHLNPAVSIGLAIGGRFDKKDLLPYIIAQVMGAIAGAGILYTIASGKVGFEAGGFAANGFGEHSPGGYDMISAFITEVAMTFMFLIIILGATHSKAPKGMAGLAIGLGLTLIHLISIPVTNTSVNPARSTSQALFADGSWAIPQLWLFWIAPILGAIIAGVVYKYLSPESND from the coding sequence ATGAAAAAATTGATTGCCGAGTTTATCGGTACACTTTGGCTTGTTTTAGGTGGATGTGGAAGTGCTGTTTTGGCAGCTGCCTTTCCCGAATTGGGTATTGGATTTGTAGGTGTTGCCCTTGCTTTTGGGCTCACCGTTATAACCATGGCCTATGCCATTGGGCATATTTCTGGCTGCCACCTTAACCCAGCAGTTTCCATTGGTTTGGCAATTGGCGGACGTTTTGACAAAAAGGACCTCCTTCCCTACATTATTGCCCAAGTAATGGGGGCTATTGCCGGAGCGGGGATTTTATATACTATTGCAAGCGGTAAAGTTGGTTTTGAAGCTGGTGGGTTTGCAGCAAATGGTTTTGGCGAACATTCTCCCGGAGGGTATGATATGATTTCAGCTTTCATAACCGAAGTTGCAATGACCTTTATGTTCTTGATAATAATTTTAGGAGCAACACATTCAAAAGCTCCAAAAGGGATGGCAGGTTTGGCCATTGGTCTAGGATTGACCCTTATCCACTTAATAAGCATTCCAGTAACCAATACGTCCGTAAACCCTGCACGTAGTACCAGTCAAGCCTTATTTGCAGACGGTTCATGGGCAATTCCCCAATTATGGCTTTTTTGGATAGCACCTATTCTGGGCGCTATTATAGCAGGTGTGGTTTACAAATACTTATCACCTGAATCAAACGATTAG
- a CDS encoding serine hydrolase has translation MLKRLLFFLVFGPLVLSCNKEINGNPLERVLASDSPLIKTVMDSLEQYEVQIRYTQIDRVNDSVLFTDYDFQVSKSNYFYPASTVKFPAAVATLEKLNEVDSLSMNTTFYVEGDSIETTFAKAVSEIFAVSDNAANNRLIEFLGQDELNKRIVAKTEGPIRIAHRLSTSNADDPTTKPLVIYLNDSTTATSTVSINTYPKPLKLNKIEKGTGFYADGSQLVGAFDFSLKNYYPIETQHNLLKRIIFPEVFPTNKRFNLNNAQHEFLKKAMHTLPKDLGYDKEEYYDSYVKFLVFGDSQEPILDHIKIYNKVGYAYGTLTDCAYIQDTKNNVDFMVTATILVNSDGIFNDNVYEYDEIGIPFLAQLGREIYKLELNRDR, from the coding sequence ATGTTAAAACGATTACTCTTCTTTCTGGTATTTGGACCATTAGTTCTTTCCTGCAACAAAGAAATAAATGGAAACCCTTTGGAAAGGGTATTGGCTTCGGATAGTCCGTTGATAAAAACCGTAATGGACAGTTTAGAGCAATATGAAGTTCAGATACGATATACCCAGATTGATAGAGTAAATGACAGTGTTCTTTTTACAGATTATGATTTTCAAGTAAGCAAAAGCAACTATTTCTACCCGGCCAGTACAGTAAAGTTTCCAGCAGCCGTGGCCACCTTGGAAAAATTAAACGAAGTAGATTCACTTTCCATGAATACCACATTTTATGTTGAAGGAGATTCCATTGAAACTACTTTCGCTAAAGCGGTTTCTGAAATCTTTGCTGTTTCGGATAATGCTGCAAACAATAGATTGATTGAGTTTTTAGGACAAGATGAACTTAATAAACGTATAGTTGCTAAAACAGAAGGTCCCATTCGTATTGCCCACCGTCTTTCAACCTCAAATGCGGACGACCCAACTACAAAACCATTGGTAATCTACTTAAATGATTCTACCACGGCAACCAGTACAGTTTCCATAAACACATATCCCAAACCTTTAAAATTGAATAAGATTGAGAAGGGTACAGGTTTTTATGCCGATGGGTCTCAACTGGTAGGGGCATTTGATTTCTCCTTAAAAAACTATTATCCTATTGAAACACAACATAATTTACTTAAGCGAATTATTTTCCCCGAAGTTTTTCCAACAAACAAAAGATTTAACCTGAATAATGCCCAACATGAGTTCCTCAAAAAAGCAATGCATACACTTCCAAAGGATTTAGGATATGACAAGGAGGAGTATTATGATAGCTATGTAAAATTTCTTGTTTTTGGTGATAGTCAAGAACCAATTCTTGACCATATTAAAATCTATAATAAAGTTGGATACGCCTATGGCACATTAACGGATTGTGCCTACATTCAAGATACCAAGAACAACGTAGATTTTATGGTTACCGCTACTATTTTGGTCAACAGTGATGGAATTTTCAATGACAATGTTTATGAGTATGATGAGATTGGAATACCATTTTTAGCACAATTGGGAAGGGAAATTTACAAATTAGAGCTAAACAGGGACAGATAG
- a CDS encoding BLUF domain-containing protein, whose translation MKCVLYISKALKSFRTDDLKHLSTTSTINNQKKGISGYLYFENNCFLQYMEGEANIIDEMVDKISHDERHELLALIEKKDLTKRRFPDWGMKNIAELMFNNSTIETTIIQTMSIFGENHLNISKNTQDELFKLMDDLAKVSQKA comes from the coding sequence ATGAAATGCGTTTTATACATTAGCAAAGCTCTTAAATCGTTTAGAACAGATGATTTAAAACATCTTTCCACAACCTCTACAATCAATAATCAAAAAAAAGGAATAAGCGGTTATTTGTATTTCGAAAACAATTGTTTTCTACAATACATGGAGGGTGAAGCTAATATCATAGATGAAATGGTTGATAAAATTTCCCATGACGAAAGACATGAACTTTTAGCATTGATTGAAAAAAAAGATTTGACCAAAAGACGCTTTCCAGATTGGGGCATGAAAAATATTGCCGAATTGATGTTCAATAATAGTACTATTGAAACCACGATTATACAAACAATGTCAATTTTTGGGGAAAATCACTTGAACATATCCAAGAATACCCAAGATGAGCTTTTTAAACTAATGGATGACCTTGCTAAGGTTTCCCAAAAAGCATAA